A single window of Methylobacterium nodulans ORS 2060 DNA harbors:
- the catA gene encoding catechol 1,2-dioxygenase: MTTTLTDSPEVQALFDKVAGLDTDAGNPRIKQIVRRVVADACRIIEEFDVTPNEFWTAMSYLTETGQKNEFGLLMPGLGIEHFIDLCIDARERAMGIEGGTPRTIEGPLYVAGAPLAKGEARLDDDPEDGEVLIVEGQVTGRGGVPLAGAVVDVWHANTLGNYSVFDKSQSPWNLRRRIETDAQGRYRFRSILPKGYGCPPQGQTQKLLDQLGRHGQRPAHIHFFVSGPEHRQLTTQINLADDPYVYDDFAFGTRDGLVVEVERVTDPAAIAAAGLNEPFSKIRFDFALNPEIADAPDPVVIRPHAQAA, from the coding sequence ATGACGACCACGCTCACCGATTCCCCCGAGGTCCAGGCTCTGTTCGACAAGGTCGCAGGGCTCGACACCGACGCGGGCAACCCGCGCATCAAGCAGATCGTGCGCCGCGTCGTGGCCGATGCCTGCCGCATCATCGAGGAGTTCGACGTCACGCCGAACGAGTTCTGGACGGCGATGAGCTACCTGACCGAGACCGGTCAGAAGAACGAGTTCGGCCTGCTGATGCCGGGGCTCGGCATCGAGCACTTCATCGACCTGTGCATCGATGCCAGGGAGCGGGCGATGGGGATCGAGGGCGGCACGCCGCGCACCATCGAGGGGCCGCTCTACGTCGCGGGTGCGCCGCTCGCGAAGGGCGAGGCGCGCCTCGACGACGATCCGGAGGACGGGGAGGTGCTGATCGTCGAGGGCCAGGTGACGGGCCGGGGCGGCGTGCCGCTCGCGGGCGCCGTGGTGGATGTCTGGCATGCCAACACCCTCGGCAACTATTCGGTGTTCGACAAGAGCCAGAGCCCCTGGAACCTGCGCCGCCGCATCGAGACGGATGCACAAGGGCGCTACCGGTTCCGCAGCATCCTGCCGAAGGGCTATGGCTGCCCGCCCCAGGGCCAGACGCAGAAGCTCCTCGACCAGCTCGGCCGTCACGGCCAGCGCCCGGCGCATATCCACTTCTTCGTCTCGGGGCCGGAGCACCGGCAGCTCACGACCCAGATCAACCTCGCGGACGACCCTTACGTCTATGACGATTTCGCCTTCGGCACCCGGGACGGGCTCGTGGTCGAGGTGGAGCGGGTGACCGACCCGGCGGCGATCGCGGCGGCGGGCCTGAACGAGCCGTTCTCGAAGATCCGCTTCGACTTCGCGCTCAATCCCGAGATCGCCGACGCGCCCGACCCGGTGGTGATCCGGCCGCACGCGCAGGCCGCCTGA
- a CDS encoding muconate/chloromuconate family cycloisomerase, producing MLAKTQIHDHAAGSPARDLAVAQIRATIVDVPTVRQHKLSQTSVTAQSYVIVQVRLENGVEGIGEAATLGGPRWSEESVEGIKATIDAYLAPALIGQRADHFVTAGLVLDAAAKRNNAAKAAIETALFDAVGKTLGLPAAALLGGAVRSSLPVLWTLASGDPDQEIAEAHAKLDARLHRTFKIKIGAQAPEADLARLTRLAAALADRATLIVDANQAWDETTARRFLPRLRDLKIALVEQPLPAWNIAGMGRLRTRDDSPPLLADECVFTAHDMLAVAQGAAADAVSLKLVKHGGLIGLRKVAAVAEAAGIGLYGGCLLESSIGAAAHLQAFAGLRDLAWGCEHFGPQILTDDLVTEPLRFHDFEVHLPAGPGLGVTLDPDKLRHYARS from the coding sequence ATGCTCGCGAAAACCCAGATCCACGACCACGCGGCCGGCTCGCCGGCCCGTGACCTCGCGGTCGCGCAGATCCGCGCCACCATCGTGGACGTGCCGACGGTGCGGCAGCACAAGCTCTCGCAGACCTCCGTCACGGCCCAGAGCTACGTCATCGTGCAGGTGCGGCTCGAGAACGGTGTCGAGGGAATCGGCGAGGCCGCGACCCTGGGCGGTCCGCGCTGGAGCGAGGAGAGCGTCGAGGGCATCAAGGCGACCATCGACGCCTATCTGGCACCGGCCCTGATCGGGCAGCGCGCCGACCACTTCGTCACGGCGGGCCTCGTCCTCGACGCCGCCGCCAAGCGCAACAACGCCGCCAAGGCGGCGATCGAGACCGCCCTGTTCGACGCGGTGGGCAAGACGCTGGGGCTGCCGGCCGCGGCGCTCCTCGGCGGGGCGGTCCGCTCCAGCCTGCCCGTCCTGTGGACGCTCGCCTCCGGCGATCCCGACCAGGAGATCGCGGAAGCCCACGCCAAGCTCGACGCACGCCTGCACCGCACCTTCAAGATCAAGATCGGCGCCCAGGCTCCCGAAGCCGATCTCGCGCGCCTGACCCGGCTCGCGGCCGCGCTCGCCGACCGCGCCACCCTGATCGTCGACGCCAACCAGGCCTGGGACGAGACCACCGCTCGGCGCTTCCTGCCGCGCCTGCGCGATCTTAAGATTGCCCTCGTCGAGCAGCCGCTGCCGGCCTGGAACATCGCCGGCATGGGCCGCCTGCGGACCCGGGACGATAGTCCGCCGCTGCTCGCCGACGAATGCGTCTTCACCGCCCACGACATGCTGGCGGTGGCACAGGGAGCCGCCGCCGATGCCGTCTCGCTGAAGCTCGTCAAGCATGGCGGCCTCATCGGGTTGCGCAAGGTCGCGGCGGTGGCGGAGGCGGCCGGCATCGGGCTCTATGGCGGGTGCCTGCTGGAGAGCTCGATCGGGGCCGCAGCCCACCTGCAGGCTTTCGCAGGGCTGCGCGATCTCGCCTGGGGCTGCGAGCATTTCGGGCCGCAGATCCTCACCGACGACCTCGTGACCGAGCCCCTGCGCTTCCACGACTTCGAGGTGCACCTGCCGGCCGGCCCCGGCCTCGGCGTCACGCTCGATCCCGACAAGCTGCGCCATTACGCACGGAGCTGA
- the catC gene encoding muconolactone Delta-isomerase — translation MLYCVEMDVAIPHGLDPEYVSRLKADEKARAQDLQRQGKWVHLWRVAGRYANISIFDVASHDELHDILSTLPLFPFMTIRVTPLARHPSAIA, via the coding sequence ATGCTGTACTGCGTCGAGATGGATGTCGCCATCCCGCACGGCCTCGATCCCGAGTACGTCTCCCGATTGAAGGCCGACGAGAAGGCCCGCGCCCAGGATCTGCAGCGCCAGGGCAAGTGGGTCCACCTGTGGCGCGTGGCGGGGCGCTACGCGAATATCAGCATCTTCGATGTCGCGAGCCATGACGAGCTGCACGACATCCTGTCCACCCTGCCGCTCTTCCCGTTCATGACGATCCGGGTGACGCCGCTCGCGCGTCATCCCTCCGCCATTGCCTGA
- a CDS encoding MFS transporter, whose protein sequence is MPPSRTIDIQDFIDQHKVSGFQVRIVMLCFLVVAIDGFDTAAIGYIAPALRSQWQVSQAQLAPLFGAGLFGLMIGAFLFGPLADRLGRKTVLVVTTAFFGLASLASAWSTSIEMLTALRFVTGLGLGGAMPNAITLTSEYCPEHRRSFLAMAMFCGFTVGSALGGFAAAHLIADFGWTSVLVLGGVLPLAILPLLVIGLPESVRFLVLKQAPSARVARLLNRIAPKADLSAATFTGIAKPKGSPIGQLFQPGLVAGTLCLWLTFFMSLLIFYLLSSWLPTIISSAGLSLKEASLVTVMLATGGTVGGLVLGALMDRANPHAVLGLSYLCAAGFVALIGSATGSVVLLAVAVFGAGFCVAGSQIGINALSASYYPTANRATGVAWANAVGRIGSVVGSMVGASLLGLGLGLPATFGLVAVPALVAAISIVLKGRLGAPVLPVAAPAPAVQGS, encoded by the coding sequence ATGCCCCCGTCACGCACCATCGACATTCAGGACTTCATCGATCAGCACAAGGTATCCGGCTTCCAGGTTCGGATCGTCATGCTGTGCTTCCTCGTGGTAGCCATCGACGGTTTCGACACGGCCGCGATCGGCTACATCGCCCCGGCGCTGCGAAGCCAATGGCAGGTGAGCCAGGCGCAGCTTGCGCCGCTGTTCGGGGCCGGACTGTTCGGCCTGATGATCGGCGCCTTCCTGTTCGGCCCGCTCGCCGACCGCCTCGGCCGCAAGACGGTGCTGGTCGTGACCACCGCCTTCTTCGGGCTCGCGAGCCTCGCCTCCGCATGGTCGACCTCGATCGAGATGCTGACGGCGCTGCGCTTCGTCACCGGGCTCGGGCTCGGCGGCGCGATGCCGAACGCGATCACCCTCACCTCCGAGTACTGCCCCGAGCACCGCCGCTCCTTCCTCGCCATGGCGATGTTCTGCGGCTTCACGGTCGGCTCGGCGCTCGGCGGCTTTGCGGCCGCGCACCTGATCGCCGATTTCGGCTGGACCTCGGTCCTGGTGCTCGGCGGCGTCCTGCCGCTCGCCATCCTGCCGCTGCTCGTCATCGGCCTGCCCGAGTCGGTGCGCTTCCTGGTCCTCAAGCAGGCGCCGTCCGCCCGGGTGGCCCGGCTCCTCAACCGCATCGCTCCAAAGGCCGATCTGTCCGCGGCGACCTTCACGGGCATCGCCAAACCAAAGGGCTCACCGATCGGCCAGCTGTTCCAGCCGGGCCTCGTCGCCGGCACCCTGTGCCTGTGGCTCACCTTCTTCATGAGCCTGCTGATCTTCTACCTGCTGTCGAGCTGGCTTCCGACCATCATCAGCAGCGCCGGCCTGAGCCTCAAGGAAGCCTCCCTCGTCACCGTCATGCTGGCGACCGGCGGCACGGTCGGCGGGCTCGTGCTCGGTGCGCTGATGGACCGCGCGAACCCGCACGCGGTGCTCGGCCTCTCCTATCTCTGTGCGGCGGGTTTCGTGGCCCTGATCGGCAGCGCCACCGGTTCGGTCGTGCTCCTGGCTGTCGCGGTGTTCGGCGCCGGCTTCTGCGTCGCGGGCTCGCAAATCGGCATCAACGCGCTGTCGGCGAGCTACTACCCGACCGCGAACCGCGCCACGGGCGTAGCCTGGGCGAATGCGGTCGGCCGGATCGGGTCGGTGGTCGGCTCGATGGTCGGCGCCTCGCTCCTCGGCCTCGGTCTCGGGCTGCCGGCCACCTTCGGCCTCGTGGCGGTCCCGGCGCTCGTCGCGGCGATCAGCATCGTCCTCAAGGGCCGGCTCGGTGCTCCGGTGCTGCCCGTCGCGGCGCCGGCCCCGGCGGTCCAGGGCTCCTGA
- a CDS encoding 3-keto-5-aminohexanoate cleavage protein, whose amino-acid sequence MSSLSPVVIAVAITGSVPRKKDNPAVPIRVSEQIESTQQAFEAGATLVHIHVRNDDESPSSDPDKFAAVQEGVRQHCPGMIVQFSTGGRGRDPGARGLSLVHRPDMASLSTGSVNFPSIVYENPASLVTELATQMRTHGVRPEIEIFDLSHLHGAKRLIEAGLMDAAPHVQFVMGVQNAMPADEHLLDILLAETRRILPQATWTAAGIGREQARVMGWALARGADAVRTGLEDNIRISKERLAASNAELVSLAAEMVARHGRRVATPAEARQILNLRPAA is encoded by the coding sequence ATGAGCTCTCTTTCTCCCGTGGTGATCGCGGTCGCGATCACCGGCTCGGTGCCGCGCAAGAAGGACAACCCGGCCGTCCCGATCCGGGTCTCCGAGCAGATCGAATCCACCCAGCAGGCGTTTGAGGCCGGCGCCACGCTGGTGCACATCCACGTGCGCAACGACGACGAGAGCCCCTCCTCCGATCCGGACAAGTTCGCCGCCGTGCAGGAGGGCGTGCGCCAGCACTGCCCGGGCATGATCGTGCAGTTCTCCACCGGCGGGCGCGGCCGCGACCCGGGCGCGCGCGGGCTGTCGCTGGTCCACCGCCCCGACATGGCCTCGCTCTCCACCGGCTCGGTCAACTTCCCCAGCATCGTCTACGAGAACCCCGCCTCGCTGGTCACCGAGCTCGCCACGCAGATGCGCACGCACGGGGTGCGGCCGGAGATCGAGATCTTCGACCTCTCGCATCTGCACGGGGCCAAGCGGCTGATCGAGGCCGGGCTGATGGACGCCGCGCCCCACGTGCAGTTCGTGATGGGGGTGCAGAACGCCATGCCGGCCGACGAGCACCTGCTCGACATCCTGCTGGCCGAGACCAGGCGCATCCTGCCGCAGGCGACCTGGACGGCGGCCGGGATCGGGCGCGAGCAGGCGCGGGTGATGGGCTGGGCACTGGCGCGCGGCGCGGATGCGGTGCGCACCGGGCTGGAGGACAACATCCGGATCAGCAAGGAGCGGCTGGCGGCGAGCAACGCCGAGCTGGTCTCGCTGGCGGCTGAGATGGTGGCCCGCCACGGCCGGCGCGTCGCCACCCCGGCCGAGGCCCGCCAGATCCTGAACCTCAGGCCGGCCGCCTAG
- a CDS encoding DUF3459 domain-containing protein, giving the protein MREIADRLDEESPNDASSLHDRGRLIGLRRDRSELQAGRYRRLLSEGGVLAFARWQGRSGLVVVLNLSASDVTPALTCRGRIILGTDLGRKGERIEDQVSLSPHEGVIAAAEGG; this is encoded by the coding sequence ATGAGAGAGATTGCGGACAGGCTCGATGAGGAGAGCCCCAACGATGCGTCCTCCCTGCACGACCGCGGCCGCCTGATCGGCCTGCGGCGCGACAGGTCGGAACTGCAGGCCGGCCGCTACCGGCGACTGCTGAGTGAAGGCGGCGTGCTGGCCTTTGCGCGATGGCAGGGACGGTCGGGGCTGGTCGTGGTGCTGAACCTCAGCGCCTCGGACGTGACCCCAGCTCTGACCTGCCGCGGCAGGATCATCCTCGGCACCGATCTCGGCCGGAAGGGCGAGAGGATTGAGGACCAAGTCTCGCTGTCTCCGCACGAGGGCGTGATCGCCGCGGCCGAGGGCGGATGA
- a CDS encoding recombinase family protein — protein sequence MQVQNKFDKLRRSRNKGVQTSVTIRAAAAAQRAAVTIPIIREVQAAGATSLREIANALNDRGIQTARGKSWSAVQVQRVLQRV from the coding sequence ATGCAAGTCCAAAACAAGTTCGACAAGCTGAGGCGGTCGCGGAACAAAGGCGTCCAGACCAGCGTGACAATACGCGCCGCAGCCGCGGCGCAAAGGGCGGCTGTGACTATTCCGATCATCCGCGAGGTGCAGGCGGCGGGGGCCACAAGCTTGCGTGAGATTGCGAATGCCCTCAACGATCGCGGAATCCAGACTGCGCGGGGGAAGTCCTGGAGCGCGGTCCAGGTGCAGCGCGTGTTGCAACGGGTCTGA
- a CDS encoding winged helix-turn-helix transcriptional regulator, protein MSDSDIHVPAECRRIAPVLQRIGDKWSILVVMALGDGSLRFNELKRRVGGISQRMLTLTLRGLERDGFVSRTLFPTVPPAVSYELTPMGRSLLEPVRALGLWAREHLPAIEAARQRFDAHGPGTGWERTRRDAAE, encoded by the coding sequence GTGAGCGACAGTGACATCCATGTGCCCGCCGAGTGCCGGCGAATCGCACCGGTCCTGCAGCGGATCGGCGACAAGTGGTCGATCCTGGTCGTGATGGCGTTGGGGGACGGATCGCTGCGCTTCAACGAGCTGAAGCGGCGGGTCGGCGGGATCTCGCAGCGCATGCTGACGCTGACTTTGCGCGGCCTGGAGCGTGACGGCTTCGTGAGCCGCACCCTGTTTCCCACCGTCCCGCCCGCTGTGAGCTATGAGCTGACGCCCATGGGGCGCTCGCTCCTCGAACCGGTCCGGGCGCTGGGTCTCTGGGCGCGGGAGCATCTCCCTGCCATCGAGGCGGCGCGGCAGCGCTTCGACGCGCATGGGCCTGGCACCGGATGGGAGAGGACCCGACGGGACGCCGCCGAATAG
- a CDS encoding NADPH-dependent FMN reductase: MSLKLHVIIGSTRPGRIGPSIARWFDGYARRHGAFEPVVVDLAEFDLPLFNEPKHPRAQQYEHEHTRRWSHSVAAADAYAFVTPEYNYGTSPALLNALDYLVVEWGYKPAGVVSYGGVSGGLRGAQHLKQTLATLKMVTPPEGVGIPNVGGHLKDGAFVSNELIDLSAKTMLDELSRWAAALKPMRAA; encoded by the coding sequence TTGTCCCTCAAGCTCCACGTCATCATCGGTTCCACCCGGCCGGGACGGATCGGGCCGAGCATCGCCCGCTGGTTCGACGGCTATGCCCGCCGCCATGGCGCTTTCGAGCCGGTTGTGGTCGACCTCGCGGAATTCGATCTGCCGCTCTTCAACGAGCCGAAACATCCGCGGGCGCAACAATATGAGCATGAGCACACGAGGCGGTGGTCGCACAGTGTGGCGGCCGCGGATGCCTACGCGTTCGTGACGCCCGAGTACAATTACGGCACGTCGCCGGCGCTGCTGAATGCGCTCGACTACCTGGTGGTCGAATGGGGCTACAAGCCCGCGGGCGTGGTCAGTTACGGCGGCGTGTCCGGCGGGCTGCGGGGTGCGCAGCACCTGAAGCAGACCCTCGCGACCCTGAAGATGGTGACGCCGCCCGAGGGGGTCGGGATCCCGAACGTCGGCGGCCATTTGAAGGATGGTGCCTTCGTCTCCAATGAGCTGATCGATCTCAGCGCCAAGACGATGCTGGACGAACTCAGCCGCTGGGCCGCGGCGCTGAAGCCCATGCGCGCGGCCTGA
- a CDS encoding cache domain-containing protein — protein MTQASAPTPRSIARKYFLAFFAAVVVPLFANGIVEAWFGYRDQRAQLNELLGVEARAAASRIQSFIDGIRDQLGWMVQLPWTAGSDDRQRLDALRLLRQVPAVMTLTVVDGTGKERLRVSRVGLNQIGSGVDRSAEAAVLGARAARVWYGPVTFYRGSEPFMTIAVAGNRASVGIAIAEINLKLIWDVISAIRVGQTGQAFVLDDPGRLIAHPDISLVLRGGDEAVARPLSTLRDVIRAAGDKSAIGKDASGSAVIAAMAPIPGVDWTVIVSQPLVEAFGPIYGALWRTGALLLLGMAFAGALAFWLARRMTGPIRLLEYGTEQIGAGHLDHRIEIASADELGRLAARFNAMAGELALSQERQERIARLKRFLAPQVAELVDRTGDDGVLEARRVEVAVIFGDLRGFTAFSAKTPPDDVMQVLAEYFTALGRVITTHGATLTSFTGDGLMVLVNAPVSCPDPGLTAVRLAIGMQDAVQPLVAEWRAKGYAIGFGVGAAMETATVGRIGYEDRCDYTAIGPVVNLAARLCSAAEDRQILIDAVLFQNARDCAEITPLGARQLKGLASGVPVFAILR, from the coding sequence ATGACACAAGCGTCGGCACCAACGCCCCGCTCCATTGCCCGCAAGTACTTCCTTGCGTTCTTCGCTGCGGTGGTCGTGCCTCTCTTCGCGAACGGGATCGTGGAGGCGTGGTTCGGCTACCGCGATCAGCGCGCTCAGCTGAACGAACTGCTCGGGGTCGAAGCGCGTGCGGCCGCCTCCCGCATCCAGAGCTTCATCGACGGCATCAGGGATCAGCTCGGCTGGATGGTCCAGCTTCCCTGGACCGCCGGATCCGACGATCGGCAGCGGCTGGATGCCTTGAGGTTGCTGCGACAGGTGCCGGCCGTCATGACTCTCACGGTGGTCGATGGCACCGGCAAGGAGCGCCTGCGCGTCTCCCGCGTCGGCCTCAATCAGATCGGGAGCGGGGTCGACCGCTCCGCGGAGGCGGCGGTTCTCGGCGCCAGGGCGGCGCGGGTCTGGTACGGCCCGGTGACCTTCTATCGCGGCTCCGAGCCCTTCATGACGATTGCGGTTGCGGGCAACCGCGCCTCGGTCGGGATCGCGATCGCCGAGATCAACCTGAAGCTGATCTGGGATGTCATCTCGGCCATTCGCGTCGGGCAAACCGGCCAAGCCTTCGTGCTGGACGATCCAGGGCGGCTGATCGCGCATCCCGACATCAGCCTCGTGCTGCGCGGGGGCGACGAGGCGGTCGCTCGCCCCCTGTCAACGCTCCGCGATGTGATCCGAGCGGCTGGCGACAAGTCGGCAATCGGCAAGGATGCGTCAGGCTCTGCCGTCATCGCGGCGATGGCGCCGATCCCGGGCGTCGACTGGACGGTGATCGTCAGTCAGCCCCTGGTGGAGGCGTTCGGCCCGATCTACGGGGCGCTCTGGCGCACGGGAGCATTGCTGCTCCTCGGCATGGCCTTTGCTGGCGCCCTCGCCTTCTGGCTCGCCCGGCGGATGACGGGTCCCATCCGGCTGCTCGAATACGGGACGGAGCAGATCGGCGCCGGACACCTCGACCACCGCATCGAGATCGCCTCGGCGGACGAGCTCGGCCGGCTCGCCGCCCGCTTCAACGCCATGGCGGGCGAGCTCGCCCTCTCCCAAGAGCGGCAGGAGCGCATCGCGCGGCTCAAGCGCTTCCTGGCTCCCCAAGTTGCCGAACTCGTCGACCGCACCGGCGACGACGGCGTGCTCGAGGCGAGACGCGTCGAGGTCGCGGTGATCTTCGGGGATCTGCGCGGCTTCACCGCCTTCTCGGCGAAAACGCCGCCCGATGACGTCATGCAGGTTCTGGCGGAGTACTTCACGGCGCTCGGCCGGGTGATCACCACCCACGGGGCCACCCTGACCTCGTTCACCGGCGATGGGCTCATGGTGCTGGTCAACGCTCCCGTATCCTGCCCCGACCCTGGCTTGACCGCCGTTCGGCTGGCGATCGGCATGCAGGATGCCGTCCAGCCGCTCGTCGCGGAGTGGCGGGCCAAAGGTTACGCCATCGGGTTTGGTGTCGGCGCCGCGATGGAAACCGCAACGGTCGGACGAATCGGATACGAGGACAGGTGCGACTACACGGCGATCGGACCGGTGGTCAATCTCGCGGCGCGGCTCTGCTCGGCCGCGGAGGACCGGCAGATCCTGATCGACGCCGTTCTGTTCCAGAATGCGCGCGATTGTGCGGAGATCACCCCGCTCGGGGCGCGACAGCTGAAGGGGCTGGCCTCCGGGGTCCCGGTCTTTGCAATCCTGCGCTGA
- a CDS encoding ABC transporter substrate-binding protein, with translation MRRRDVIALLGGLAGWTLPASGQQPAVPVIGYLGPESPGRYASRLHAFREGLAETGYAEGRNVAIEFRWAEGRYDQLPRLAADLVNRQVAVIVAPGGAEIVLAARSATTTIPIVFELGGDPIALGVVGSLARPEGNLTGVSSLSVGVTPKRLEFMHELLPSAGAFAVAVNPTSPTAKSQVRDLQRAATSLGVELHALHASTEQEFEALFTAVPRLRAGGLVFTSDPYFAYRSQQLAALAARHAVPAITQSRDFPNAGGLMSYGGDFEQSHRHTGIYAGRILKGERPSGLPVQLVTKVELFINLKAADSLGLTVPPSLISIADVVIE, from the coding sequence ATGAGACGGCGCGACGTCATCGCGTTGCTTGGTGGCCTCGCCGGATGGACGCTCCCGGCGAGCGGGCAGCAGCCGGCCGTGCCGGTCATCGGGTATCTCGGCCCCGAATCGCCGGGGCGCTACGCCAGTCGCCTGCACGCGTTCCGCGAAGGTTTGGCCGAGACCGGCTATGCCGAGGGCCGCAATGTCGCGATCGAGTTCCGGTGGGCCGAAGGCCGCTACGATCAGCTGCCGAGGCTCGCGGCAGATCTGGTGAATCGGCAGGTCGCCGTCATCGTCGCGCCCGGAGGTGCAGAGATCGTGCTTGCTGCACGATCGGCCACCACAACGATCCCGATCGTCTTCGAGCTGGGCGGCGACCCGATCGCGCTCGGCGTGGTGGGCAGCCTGGCCCGGCCGGAGGGAAATCTCACCGGGGTCTCGAGCCTGAGCGTCGGGGTCACTCCGAAGCGGCTGGAGTTCATGCACGAGTTGCTCCCGAGCGCCGGCGCATTCGCCGTTGCGGTCAACCCGACCAGTCCCACCGCGAAGTCGCAGGTGAGGGACCTCCAGAGAGCCGCGACCAGCCTCGGGGTTGAGCTCCATGCGTTGCACGCCAGCACCGAACAGGAGTTCGAAGCCCTGTTCACAGCCGTGCCCCGGCTGCGGGCGGGCGGCCTCGTGTTCACCTCCGACCCTTACTTCGCGTATCGCAGTCAGCAGCTGGCTGCGCTCGCGGCTCGCCACGCCGTGCCGGCGATCACCCAGTCGCGCGACTTTCCCAACGCTGGCGGCCTGATGAGCTACGGCGGCGATTTCGAGCAGTCCCACCGGCATACCGGGATCTATGCCGGACGCATCCTCAAGGGCGAGAGGCCGTCCGGCCTGCCGGTCCAGCTCGTGACGAAAGTCGAGCTCTTCATCAACCTGAAGGCGGCCGACAGCCTTGGTCTGACCGTCCCGCCGTCGCTGATCTCCATCGCCGATGTCGTGATCGAGTGA
- a CDS encoding NAD(P)/FAD-dependent oxidoreductase — protein MTEPFPLQPSLWATTAAPAPATAPLDASGRADVAVIGAGYAGLSTALHLAEAGLKPVVLEAREIGFGGSGRNGGQVIPGLKYDPDELVAQFGPERGERLAAFAGATADTVFDLIARHRMDVPHTRTGWIQGAHTAAGLTQAERRAEQWARRGAPVRVLDKAETDRLLGSPRYLGGWLDGRGGAVQPLSYAHGLARAALQAGAAIHTQTPVTAIDRRDGAFVLHTAHGPDLRADKVVICTNGYTGGLWPGLARTIIAANSFQVATKPLSDNLRRSILPEGQVSSDTRKLLLYFRLDHTGRLLMGGRGPFREPRGAADWAHLERIVAKIFPQAADVGFDHRWCGRVAITRDFLPHLHEPVPGLVIDIGCQGRGVGLQSSMGRAIAAYMATGDASALPLPFSPVRPLPLHSLHRVYASAVIAWYRITDGGL, from the coding sequence ATGACCGAACCGTTTCCGCTCCAACCCTCGCTCTGGGCCACGACGGCCGCGCCCGCGCCCGCGACAGCGCCCCTGGACGCCTCCGGGCGGGCGGACGTGGCGGTGATCGGGGCGGGGTATGCCGGCCTCTCGACGGCCCTGCACCTCGCCGAGGCCGGGCTGAAGCCGGTCGTGCTGGAGGCGCGCGAGATCGGCTTCGGGGGATCAGGCCGCAATGGCGGGCAGGTGATTCCGGGGCTGAAATACGATCCGGATGAACTCGTCGCTCAGTTCGGGCCCGAGCGGGGCGAGCGGCTCGCCGCCTTCGCGGGCGCGACCGCCGACACGGTGTTCGACCTCATCGCGCGCCACCGCATGGACGTGCCCCACACGCGCACGGGCTGGATCCAGGGCGCCCACACGGCGGCGGGGCTCACCCAGGCGGAGCGGCGGGCGGAGCAGTGGGCGCGCCGGGGCGCGCCCGTGCGGGTCCTCGACAAGGCCGAGACCGACCGGCTTCTCGGCAGCCCGCGCTATCTCGGAGGCTGGCTCGACGGGCGCGGCGGGGCGGTCCAGCCGCTGAGCTATGCCCACGGCCTGGCGCGCGCGGCGCTCCAGGCGGGCGCCGCGATCCACACGCAGACGCCGGTCACAGCCATCGACCGGCGGGACGGGGCCTTCGTTCTGCACACGGCGCACGGCCCGGATCTGCGCGCCGACAAGGTGGTCATCTGCACGAACGGCTATACTGGCGGATTGTGGCCGGGCCTCGCGCGCACGATCATCGCGGCGAATTCCTTCCAGGTCGCGACGAAGCCGCTCTCGGACAACCTGCGCCGCTCGATCCTGCCCGAGGGGCAGGTCTCCTCCGACACCCGCAAGCTCCTGCTGTATTTCCGCCTCGACCATACCGGCCGGCTGCTGATGGGCGGGCGCGGCCCCTTCCGCGAGCCGCGCGGCGCCGCGGATTGGGCGCATCTGGAGCGGATCGTGGCCAAGATCTTCCCGCAGGCCGCGGATGTCGGATTCGACCACCGCTGGTGTGGCCGGGTTGCGATCACCCGGGACTTCCTGCCCCACCTGCACGAGCCGGTCCCGGGGCTCGTCATCGACATCGGCTGCCAGGGTCGGGGCGTCGGGCTCCAGTCGAGCATGGGCCGGGCCATCGCCGCCTATATGGCGACGGGCGACGCCAGTGCTCTGCCGCTCCCCTTCAGCCCGGTGCGGCCGCTCCCGCTCCACAGCCTGCACCGCGTCTACGCCTCCGCGGTGATCGCCTGGTACCGCATCACCGACGGCGGCCTGTAG